Proteins encoded by one window of Cupriavidus sp. EM10:
- a CDS encoding M48 family metallopeptidase: protein MKLLRPTADPNAQLELPLAEAMPPVQPAQQNLLAPAPDALAGPGAGRAGELAGDLAGDLAGKRSGDAWPPVLPNGRVLQVGERTLHYALKRSSRRTIGFTVDDRGLSITAPRWVTLVDIESAILEKQRWIFAKLGEWRHRESRRVLPTVQWRDGAELPFLGKPITLRLESPAGVLCFDADTRVLHLALPAHAEEQQIKDRVQGWLQNQARRLLAERLDVYASKLGVRHTGFALTSAATRWGSCTADGKIRLNWRLMHFPLSMIDYVAAHELAHLKEMNHSPRFWETVESIFPEFRDARARLRAHPPELLPTF, encoded by the coding sequence ATGAAGTTGCTGCGCCCCACCGCCGACCCCAACGCACAGCTGGAACTGCCGCTGGCCGAGGCCATGCCGCCCGTCCAGCCCGCGCAGCAGAACCTGCTGGCGCCGGCGCCGGACGCGCTGGCCGGGCCAGGAGCCGGGCGCGCAGGCGAACTTGCTGGCGACCTTGCTGGCGACCTTGCGGGCAAACGAAGCGGCGACGCCTGGCCGCCGGTGCTGCCGAACGGCCGCGTGCTGCAGGTGGGCGAGCGGACGCTGCACTACGCCCTCAAGCGCTCGTCGCGCCGGACCATCGGCTTCACGGTCGATGACCGCGGGCTGTCTATCACGGCGCCGCGCTGGGTAACGCTGGTCGACATCGAATCGGCCATCCTGGAAAAGCAGCGCTGGATCTTCGCCAAGCTGGGCGAATGGCGTCACCGGGAGTCGCGCCGCGTGCTGCCCACGGTGCAGTGGCGCGACGGCGCCGAGCTGCCGTTCCTGGGCAAGCCGATCACGCTGCGGCTGGAATCGCCGGCCGGCGTGCTGTGTTTCGATGCCGATACGCGCGTGCTGCACCTGGCCCTGCCCGCGCACGCCGAAGAGCAGCAGATCAAGGATCGCGTGCAAGGCTGGCTGCAGAACCAGGCCCGCCGGCTGCTGGCCGAGCGGCTGGACGTCTATGCGTCCAAGCTTGGCGTGCGCCATACCGGCTTCGCGCTGACGTCGGCGGCCACGCGCTGGGGCAGTTGCACCGCCGATGGCAAGATCCGGCTCAACTGGCGCCTGATGCACTTCCCGCTGTCGATGATCGACTACGTGGCCGCGCACGAGCTGGCGCACCTGAAGGAAATGAACCACAGCCCGCGTTTCTGGGAGACCGTGGAATCGATCTTCCCCGAGTTCCGCGACGCCCGCGCCCGGCTGCGCGCGCATCCTCCCGAACTGCTGCCGACGTTTTGA
- a CDS encoding 1-acyl-sn-glycerol-3-phosphate acyltransferase, with translation MTFIRSLLFALYLLVLTPPYACMCFVVFPFMNAENRFRFVRGWPRLVIWAARLICGIQYRIEGMDKMLAMLDKPVVLLSKHQSAWETVAYVALMPKPLCFVFKRELLFVPFFGWALGMLKMVHINRKDGTRAFASAAKQGRERLNEGAWIIMFPEGTRTPSGKENPRYKSGGARLAVETGAWVFPMAVNSGRVWPRNSFMKYPGMITISIGDAIPSANKTADVLNQEVETWIEAEMRRIDPDSYRRARRQATA, from the coding sequence ATGACCTTTATCCGCTCCCTGCTGTTCGCGCTGTACCTGTTGGTACTGACCCCGCCCTACGCGTGCATGTGTTTCGTCGTCTTCCCGTTCATGAATGCGGAGAACCGCTTCCGCTTCGTGCGTGGCTGGCCGCGCCTGGTGATCTGGGCCGCGCGCCTGATCTGTGGCATCCAGTACCGCATCGAGGGCATGGACAAGATGCTGGCGATGCTGGACAAGCCCGTGGTGCTGCTGTCCAAGCACCAGTCGGCCTGGGAAACCGTGGCCTATGTGGCGCTGATGCCCAAGCCGCTGTGCTTCGTGTTCAAGCGTGAACTGCTGTTCGTGCCGTTCTTCGGCTGGGCGCTGGGCATGCTGAAGATGGTCCACATCAACCGCAAGGACGGCACGCGGGCATTTGCCTCGGCGGCGAAGCAGGGCCGCGAACGGCTCAACGAAGGCGCCTGGATCATCATGTTTCCCGAGGGCACGCGTACCCCGTCCGGCAAGGAAAATCCGCGCTACAAGAGCGGCGGCGCGCGCCTGGCCGTGGAGACCGGTGCCTGGGTGTTCCCGATGGCGGTCAACTCGGGCCGCGTCTGGCCGCGCAATTCGTTCATGAAGTATCCGGGCATGATCACGATCTCGATTGGCGACGCGATTCCGTCGGCCAACAAGACCGCCGACGTGCTGAACCAGGAAGTGGAAACGTGGATCGAGGCCGAAATGCGCCGCATCGATCCGGACAGCTACCGCCGCGCCAGGCGCCAGGCCACCGCATGA
- the gloA gene encoding lactoylglutathione lyase, which produces MRLLHTMLRVGDYQRSIDFYTRVLGMQLLRESDNPEYKYRLAFVGYGPESETAVLELTYNYGVDSYDLGSAYGHIALETPNAAEACDRIRAAGGKVTREAGPVKGGTTVIAFVEDPDGYKIELIERNSTRDAARP; this is translated from the coding sequence ATGCGACTCCTCCACACCATGCTGCGCGTTGGCGACTACCAGCGCTCGATCGACTTCTACACGCGCGTGCTGGGCATGCAACTGCTGCGCGAGAGCGACAATCCCGAGTACAAGTACCGCCTGGCCTTTGTCGGCTACGGCCCCGAGAGCGAGACCGCGGTGCTGGAACTGACCTACAACTACGGCGTGGACAGCTACGACCTGGGCAGCGCCTACGGTCATATCGCGCTGGAAACGCCGAACGCCGCCGAGGCCTGCGACCGCATCCGCGCGGCCGGCGGCAAGGTCACGCGCGAGGCCGGCCCGGTCAAGGGCGGCACCACGGTGATCGCCTTCGTGGAAGATCCCGACGGCTACAAGATCGAACTGATCGAACGCAACTCCACCCGCGACGCCGCCCGTCCGTAA
- a CDS encoding autotransporter outer membrane beta-barrel domain-containing protein translates to MPPAAGATSYTANGCDATIAGGTFDNGDRNGEALLQATNNGTITVMGPVTLSSGGDEASGAYVHDGGAIRFTAPGSTMTMLGAHSNGVHAFGAATISGQATIITSGERGHAVFADYGGIIQLQDSAITTHGADAAGVAVAGGSVALFGRSTILTTGETAPGAAQLSGNSSIEIDGQAGRASITTTGMASPGAAAVAGGTLALRNVDVRTEGRRAFGLLAEGEDALVTATGTSVVTTGPGAHGLQLVDGASLTFRNGSVSTTGLDASALSMSGASDSTTQSAGIAASTLSSSGGAAIVALGGTNDILIADSRVVGNRRWLGIDAMDKTVLLTVTAVRSTLEGAAEVRAEAGAPAHQAHLTLRDQSLWRITGNSNLTTLDNRDSTVAFAAPTDGTFHTLTLNRYASTAGTMLLTSALGGDGSPSDRLVIDGGSATGATSLRIVNAGGKGALTQEGIRVIEAINGGSVPAGTFVLAGRAVAGPYEYRLFRGGLADPDDGNWYLRSQRMPDPPPPPDPPNPPDPPAPPAPPSPPRPTYRPEVPAYIANEHAAASLFLHSLHDRMGELSFSSAPAGWLRLVGKTAESGSRGNDYSARADTVILHGGGDLVRGSLFGTADRLHLGAMFGYGNVRTDGLAAGNQARARGEVNGYGAGMYATWFGHAASDLGPYVDSWFQYTWFDSNVRGDQLPRVGYHSQAWNVSVEGGWALPLAQTSWRVEPQAQVVWLRHRGVSVTEPGGTQINGGDTKGVVTRLGVRVFQTLEREEGGKLQPYATLNWWHDQASTSVGFSDTVLGQLFPRDRYELKLGIGARLARGWSSWGNVGGQWGGQGYRQYALRLGARYAW, encoded by the coding sequence GTGCCACCTGCCGCCGGGGCCACGTCCTATACCGCCAATGGTTGCGACGCGACCATCGCGGGCGGTACGTTCGACAACGGCGACAGGAACGGCGAGGCGTTGCTGCAAGCCACCAACAACGGGACCATCACCGTCATGGGGCCGGTCACGCTGTCGTCAGGGGGCGATGAAGCCAGCGGCGCCTATGTCCACGACGGGGGCGCAATCCGCTTCACTGCGCCGGGCAGCACGATGACGATGCTCGGCGCCCATTCGAATGGCGTCCACGCGTTCGGCGCCGCGACCATTTCCGGCCAGGCGACGATCATCACCTCGGGCGAACGCGGCCATGCCGTATTCGCCGACTACGGCGGCATCATCCAGTTGCAGGATTCGGCGATCACGACGCATGGCGCCGATGCCGCTGGCGTGGCTGTGGCAGGGGGATCGGTGGCGCTGTTTGGCCGAAGTACGATCCTTACGACGGGCGAAACGGCTCCCGGCGCTGCGCAGCTTTCCGGCAATTCTTCCATCGAGATCGACGGCCAGGCCGGGCGGGCGTCGATCACCACCACGGGCATGGCGTCGCCCGGCGCGGCCGCCGTCGCGGGCGGGACCCTGGCGCTGCGCAACGTCGACGTGCGCACCGAAGGGCGAAGGGCCTTCGGCCTGCTCGCCGAAGGCGAGGACGCTTTGGTGACGGCCACCGGCACGAGCGTGGTGACGACCGGCCCTGGCGCCCATGGGCTGCAGCTCGTGGATGGCGCTTCGCTGACGTTTCGCAACGGCAGCGTGTCGACGACCGGGCTGGACGCCAGCGCGCTGTCGATGTCCGGTGCATCCGATAGCACGACCCAGTCCGCCGGGATCGCTGCGAGCACGTTGTCGAGCAGCGGCGGTGCGGCGATTGTCGCGTTGGGGGGCACGAACGATATCCTGATCGCTGACAGCCGGGTGGTCGGCAATCGGCGATGGCTCGGCATCGACGCCATGGACAAGACAGTGCTGCTGACCGTGACCGCCGTCCGCTCGACGCTGGAGGGCGCCGCCGAGGTCCGGGCCGAAGCCGGCGCGCCGGCGCACCAGGCCCATCTGACCTTGCGCGACCAGTCGCTGTGGCGCATCACCGGCAATTCCAACCTGACGACGCTGGACAACCGTGACAGTACCGTTGCATTTGCCGCCCCAACCGATGGCACCTTTCACACGCTGACCCTGAACCGCTATGCCAGCACGGCCGGCACGATGCTCCTGACGTCGGCATTAGGCGGCGATGGCTCGCCGTCGGATCGGCTTGTGATCGATGGCGGCAGCGCCACCGGCGCCACCAGCCTGCGCATCGTCAACGCGGGCGGCAAGGGCGCGCTGACCCAGGAAGGCATCCGCGTGATCGAGGCTATCAACGGTGGCAGCGTGCCCGCCGGGACGTTCGTGCTGGCAGGCCGCGCGGTGGCCGGGCCCTACGAATACCGCCTGTTCCGGGGTGGCCTGGCGGATCCCGACGACGGCAACTGGTACCTGCGCTCGCAAAGGATGCCGGATCCGCCCCCGCCGCCCGATCCACCCAACCCGCCCGATCCACCCGCCCCGCCCGCGCCCCCGTCGCCGCCCCGACCCACCTATCGGCCCGAAGTGCCCGCCTACATCGCCAACGAGCACGCGGCGGCCAGCCTGTTCCTGCACAGCCTGCACGACCGCATGGGCGAGCTGTCGTTCTCGTCCGCGCCGGCCGGATGGCTGCGGCTGGTGGGCAAGACCGCGGAAAGCGGCAGCCGTGGCAACGACTACAGCGCGCGTGCCGATACGGTGATCCTGCATGGCGGCGGCGACCTGGTGCGCGGATCGCTGTTCGGCACGGCCGACCGGCTCCACCTGGGCGCCATGTTCGGCTACGGCAATGTGCGCACCGATGGCCTGGCCGCCGGCAACCAGGCCCGGGCGCGCGGCGAAGTCAACGGCTATGGCGCGGGCATGTACGCCACGTGGTTCGGCCACGCGGCTTCCGACCTTGGGCCCTATGTCGACAGCTGGTTTCAGTACACCTGGTTCGACAGCAACGTGCGCGGCGACCAGCTGCCCAGGGTCGGCTATCACAGCCAGGCGTGGAACGTGTCAGTGGAAGGGGGATGGGCCCTGCCGCTGGCGCAGACGTCGTGGCGCGTCGAGCCGCAGGCGCAGGTGGTATGGCTGCGGCATCGCGGCGTCAGCGTGACCGAACCGGGTGGGACGCAGATCAACGGCGGCGACACCAAGGGCGTGGTGACGCGGCTCGGCGTACGGGTCTTTCAGACGCTGGAACGGGAGGAGGGTGGAAAGCTGCAGCCCTACGCCACGCTGAACTGGTGGCACGACCAGGCCAGCACATCGGTGGGATTCAGCGATACGGTGCTCGGCCAGCTGTTTCCACGCGACCGCTACGAGCTCAAGCTGGGGATCGGCGCCCGGCTGGCGCGCGGCTGGAGCAGCTGGGGCAATGTCGGCGGGCAGTGGGGTGGCCAGGGCTACCGGCAATACGCGCTGCGCCTGGGCGCGCGCTATGCCTGGTGA